ggatgggcggaacgccgccaaatatggcggtggtgggtgggatgatgcTCGGGGtagcggggatgggcggtacgctgccaaatatggcggggtTGGGTGGGTCGATGCAGCACAGGAGCCCGAGGACGCCTAGGGAATCTGGCTATCGcccatatatagatttgttggccAATGATTCCCCTAGTACTGTTCCGGAGACTCAGTATGCCGGCATcgagactttctcttttgaggagCTGGGGCAGGAGTTGGGGCTATCGCCGATCCGTGAGACTCCCGATGAGGCGGAGCCTGCTGCAAGGGGCAGGGGCAAAGGCAAGGGCAAGGCCAGGGGCAGGGGTAGGGGCAAGGGCAAAGCCCCGAGCTCTTCCTCGCACACGGGGGCAGAGAAGGAGGAGGGTGAGGATGAGCGAGAGAAGAGGTCGATTTGGACCGTGTGGGAAAATGCCGTGCTTGCGAAGGCCTGGGTCGGTGTAGTCGAGGATCCCTATGTCGGGGCGACCAATATATATTGACCGATTGTGGCATCGCATTAGTGAGGGCTACCTCATAGTCAAACCGGCTGGGGCGAAGCCTCGCACTCTCGTGCAATGCCGGAAACAGTGGGATCGGTTGAGGCCTAAGCTCAGTAGTTTTGCCGGCctctaccaaaacaacatGCGCATGGCAACCAGCGGCATGTCTGAGGAGGATGTGAAGAAACGGGCCTTGTCCCAGTACCCcgacaaagaattgaagttcaaaGAGTTTGACCAATGGGAGGCCTTTCTCGTGGTTAGGGATTCACAAAAGTTTTGTACGGGTGTCGACTCGGGCTGGAAGCAGGcgaagatcaactcttccgGTGAGTACAGCAGCAGTGCTTGGTTCGCACGAGCTCCCCGAAGCCGAGGAAGTGTCCCCGCTACCACGATCAGACTCTCGCCGTCGTCGTCTCCCGATGGGGCAAAAGGCTGCGCAGCGGATGGCGAGGGGAAGCGGCAGTGGCAGCGGGTCCTACGAGGTCGAATAGGAGGCCTTTGAAGCCCCAGATGTACACGACCGTCTCGCCCGCGCGCAGCTAACGAAGACCCTGATGCAGAGCATGCATAGGTGGTTTAGCACGCACGATCCTGTGTACAAAAGGATGTGCAAGGATGTGATCGATGCATGTCGGCGCGATTTAGGAATGCCACCCATTGATGATTATGGCGTCGAGATTGGGGGCGGGGACGTCGGAGGCGGCAGCGGCACGGGCGACagggacgaggacgaggacaAGGAGGAGTGAGAGCCGAGGGTTGTGTTTCTCgactttttatgattatgtaatttttaagtattatgtaattttttttaaattatgtaatttttttaagtattatgtaatttttttttaatgaagtattcgaattttcccgtattccGTGTAgacattttaattccgtaaattttaattccgtaaattgaataattgtgaattttaaatttagtgcgggaagtcctagtggatATCCTAGTGGGAAGTCTTAGTGCAgaggaagtcctagtgatgtggcatTGGAATGAGAAGTCCTAGTGATAACGTGACAGAAAGTTTTTATGGGAAATTCTAATGGGAAGGGCGTCACTGAAGATGCTCTAAGTCTAACCCAACTAACACCTAAAGCTGCCCAATAAATTGGACTTATTCGAGCCTAGCCCTACACCGGTTTTATAAATTCCTTAATGTTGTTCGTGAGCAGGTTAGAATCTCACTAGATCTTAAGCGgattataaatttcataaataaactCTAAGATGATATTCAACTATTAacactaaaatatcaaattaaatagtgaTTTCACTTCaatcatttacactaaatttaaaatttaaaaatatttttatttggccGGCCACTACCTACTTTTACTCacaaaagttgaaaaagtgATTTGGATTTATATGTAAACttaataatatgtatattttgttcaaaaatctaaataaaattgattttagtGTACCATTAGTAGAGCTGGGAAGAAGCACCAAAATATCGAAATACCGGTCTatcataccaaaaaaataccgaaaatatcaaatttttggtatatcgtgattttcggtacggtatgatacagtatgaattttgatatacaGCGGTATACTGAAATTCAGTGTATACAccgtaaaatataaatataattatatataaaatatgttatatatactttgaaattataaaatctattataaaatataaatatagttatatataatatatatttaatatatttttaaattataaaatataaataatattctatttgcattgatgttgaaagtcaggtatGCCGAATTACTGTATGGTATAAAAAAAGATGGAAATTCACTATATCAAAAATTCTGGTAAGATAAAAGTATGACATTTCACATACCGAATTTTCagtaaggtataccgtacctaTCCGCCCCTTAATATTAGAGCTAATTGCCTACTCTAGATTATTTGAGCGGCTCTGTGAAACAATCCAAGTCCATGATAATGAGTTGGGGTTAATGGGCTTAGATAATTGCGTCTCATTGCTAAAAAAAGATTGGACGACAAATATCAACGCACACGTGAAGAGCGCAAAGAATCAAAAGATTATCGTATCTCGTATACCTAGACAAATAGTAGTTGAGCACTCCTATTATATATTAGAAGGATTAGGTTGGTGTGGggtaattgaattaaatttagttattaaaaattatagtcAATTGTTTCCGTTTACGTTGTACAGgtatttaatttctctttacTAAAATGAAGGACTGATCTTTTATAATTCAGCTACTATACAGCTTGCATTACagttcatttctttttaaaaatgaattatatatataactttATATATAGATCATATTTGTGCAGCATCCCAATTAGTGGATAATTTCGAAATGAATAAGTCTTCATCCAGAGGAAATTTCATCACTATTCTTAGCATTGATGGAGGAGGTGTTAGAGGAATCATCCCTGGAGTTATGCTTGCTTATCTAGAATCCCAGCTGCAGGTATACATTTTTTACATCTTCTTTTTCATCTATCTATGTTTTATCGTTAactctatttataattaaatgcaaaGTTTTAACAACATAgctttatacatatatatgcatgcaCAACTCATAAATTCATGTTTccttaatatttttgttaaaaatgcTGAAATTTGAAACAATAATCCTGTATAAAGTTATAACGTGGTCAATCAAAATTTGCtcctaaatataaaaaaaaattaattgaatcactttttttaaataggaACTAGATGGTGAAGATGCAAGGATTGCAGATTACTTTGATGTTATAGCAGGGACGAGTACGGGCGGTCTTGTTACAACGATGCTAACCGCGCCTGATGCCAACAATCGGCCTCTTTATTCCGCCAAAGACATCGTCCCCTTTTATCTCGAGCATTGTCCCAAAATATTTCCTCAACCAACGTAATGTCTCTTTTTTAGTAGTTTCAAATTCAGCATATAATTGACAGTGTATGGAGTCTTAACTAACTTTTCTCGATGTGTCTTTGAAGGGGGGCATTTGCAGGGCTAATCGGAACGTTGAAGGGGTTTATAGGGCCAAAATACGACGGTAAATACATACGCAGTCTAACGAGGGATATTTTGGGGGATTTAAGGTTGCATCAAACCTTAACCAATGTTGTTCTTCCTACTTTTGACATCAAGAAACTTCAACCTGTCATCTTCAGTTCTTATACggtatattcaaaattattgttgCTCCATCTTTTCCTTACGTTACTTAATTTTACCTAAATACTCAAATTCCCAATTCAATGAGATAAAAATAGTTGggaaaaaatacataaatatttaacaaTATAATACTTAGGAGTTTGATGCAAAATTAGAAGGTACTGTTCCAAACCTCTTAAGAAAGAGTAGTATTCTTTTTAGCTCggactttaaaaaaataatattgttagGATTCTTGTATTTATCTAATAAGCGCAGCGGAAATAGCATACAAGAATAACAGATCTAGATTCTTAATTTGTTGTGTAGTTTGTATCCACGTTTGTTGAATCTTGCAAGTTTAATCCACTACTATCGACATCCATGTGTATTCTAATCCGTCGCAGAAACTATTCCCGATACAATTGCTCTGTAGAAGAAGGCTAGGAattctcatttctctctctcgcGTTCTCCACAAAGGAGAGCATTAATAAGTGAATAGTGAAGTAGATGAAAGGGCCAAGTAGATGAATAGCCACTTGGGCTTTAGGATTGTACGTTTGGCTcatgaattaatataattatagtccaactatatttatttaatccatATTAATCTAATTCTAATTCTTTTCATTGTTCACTAGCTTGATAGCCAAATCAAAAAATTGGCTAAACTAATTTATATGTCCTCAGTAAACATGTGCCTACATAACTACAATCTCtttatagttaaaaaaaatgtgaattactagtattaatagATTGTATTAGTTGTAGCAGGCACCACAGAACTCTGCAATGGATGGCTTATTATCAGACATATGCATTAGTACTTCAGCTGCACCAACTGCCCTTCCTCCCCATTATTTTGACAATCAAGGCCACACATTCAACCTCATTGACGGCGGCGTTGCTGCTAATAATCCGGTAACATCGATCGTCACATatcaactttaatttaatcatattatttttttatcttaactacaccaaaatcaataaattcaaACACAATATGTTCAGACATTAGTTGCTATTTCGGAGGTAATAAGAGAGTTCTCGGAACACAATGTGGACGAGAGGATGGATTTAGGGCGCGTTCTGGTAATATCATTGGGGACGGGGGCCAGgaagaatgaagaaaaatatgatgCTAAGAGGGCTTCGGAGTGGGGGGTGGTGGGATGGCTGTATGTGAATCCAAGTCCATTGCTACAAGCTTATAACCAATCTAGTGGAGACATGGTTGATTTTCACAACGCTGTCGTTTTCGATGCGCTTCGTTCACAACATAACTACCTTCGCattcaagtatgttcttttTTATGCATGTAGTTATATAATGCAAACTCTATACATtgtaaaaaattcaaactatgatctgaacCGTTAGAATGTTGataatgtgttgacattatttgttgttatttgtCAACTGTTAACATTTTCTAAcgatttaaatcataatttggagtttttacaatatttagagtttgcatttgattacatcttTGTCAATGaaatagtactacaaaattaatacagtgaaaataatttatccaaaaacaaattaaataggaTGAAAGTCTGGTTGGGGACATAGTGAATATGGATATGGCAACGAGGGAGAATTTGGAAAATTGTGTGAAGCTTGGAGAAGAGCTATTGAATAAGCCACTTTCAAGGATGAATTGTCGAAATGGAATCTATGAGCCTGTTGAGAATGGGGGAACCAATATGGACTCATTGAAAAGGTTAgtgtttattttcttcttttaattatccttttattgttgcgatttaattatatatggattATGCAAATGTGCTAGTACTACTTAATAACaaaattgtgttaattttGCAGGTTTGCGAAATTGCTCTCCGAAGAAAGAAAGTTAAGATTGTCAAATTCTAGCTGAGAAAAAAAGATTCGTTCAGTTGTGTGACAAagaattgcatttttttttgttaatattttgaatgttTCTGGTATTGTTTATTTGAATCGAAAGTATATGTATTattataccaaaatatatttgtgtaATTTATGAATTGTGTAAGGTTTGAATATTTACATACCAATTGTtcattgtaaatttaaaaaattgtttgtttttatgaaAGACATTCCGAATTATTAATAccaataaatactttttaagtcttaattatgcaaattcatgtactccctcccagtggcggatccaggatccgaaaacggagggggcggaatatatagtagtagtttgATTTAGTGCGGACATGGCTATTTTTTTCGCTGTTCGGGGCGACGCCGGAGACAAACGGAGGGGGCGGATATGGTAATTTTACTTCCCGGTAAGGGGAAAATAGTCGCACGGAGGGGGCGACTGCCCCCTCTTGCCCCCCCTAGATCCGCCACTgctgattttataaaattatttggaaTTGAAAGTGGTTGGAAAAAATAGTaggatgtgagtcctattaTCATTGTCCACGTCACTAAGacctaaaaaatttaatttaatgttcaAAATCTCCTCCCTCCCCTCCTCAAGGTTTGCCGTCGGCAACTAACCTTTTTTTCTTGCCATATTGAGCAGGAGCGGAGCTAGgattataaatgaaaaggggcaaaattatactatgaggaaaatttaagaataaaagaaGGGGCAAATATaaggaaaattgaaaatttttgcaaaattagACAATAGAATAGTATAGTTAAACCTATTTGAGGAGTGGCATTTGCCcctgaaggaactggcagcggaagcgcgttcgaatttcataattaatcgaacaaataaatcacataataatcagatctatttagcagattatttagacaaaatctattcgcgtaattctcacatgtatcatgctcataacttgaattgatcatgctttaagtatatagaaacctaaaacatgattttctacggagcagaaataatactttattaattctccaaagaattgatgatggctagcgacttctccacgtgatgctttgaatactagaccccggatcttctctctggttcccgaactgtattccaatatcagtgtgggctgatctcaccggaatactaggacttaaataaagaagacagaagaaatcctacTCTTAAGAGGAGAAAATTTCGATCCCTACTAAGAGAGGAAGACGAAAATTTGagcaataattattattattttctgtctcctttattctcctatttatattaagttccttttgggtcCAAGACAAGGATCTAtagaaggttttggatatgtgctcatccaatttactttttactaattaaattgaacccacaatttaatataagttttaattggaatattacgagcagccactacagaagtaatattgaactctccccatccaaatccaaaattataagtaatccgggtttccgttttaactttcatttctcacgcttaagataaaaatgtccattaattaatcaatgtctgctatggacttaattaattaatttctttttaattccaagagtggacttagcatgaaacgcttatttattattcgtagAGTTATCAAACTCAAACTATCTAGGtcccgaataataaaacctcaTTTCGCGCTCTTCTTGAtaacattatcaaacgagacccACCTCGCGcacaattcaatataatagcaatcctagcaccgctagatattaatcaccactacccaatatattatgattattgggttacgaaaaacccgcaccatttgataagtcaaagtaatgcataatcaataccgtatgctcaatgctaacctacattgattaagaaacaaatatttatcaagacctcgcctttcagtagatagcacaaAGACAaatcttgctgttagatccgttcagtgctttaccacaccaatgtcatcttatttcagtaaggcttagaaatatgcggactgacattgcaacctttacgatggatagtctaattccatgtaggtcgtgaaattcttctttttctttgtttaagactaaccgtgttaccttaaagtggtcgccccacaaccggtctactaaaacaaagacttagactttgttaagttaacttgtacatttaatcatgtaattaacatctattaaatgtaaaacataacaacattatgacaaaaataatttgttttattgcttagaaaataaaataagagttttacagtattcaatcactcgaaacgtgatttctagtatacaaactctaacaaccCCACCCTCTTATAAGGTGTCTCCGCCCCTGATATTGAGAACTACTAATGTTTTTTAACCATAAAAAGCCCAAACCAACAATCGATTAATTCAAATGGAGCAAGCATAAAAGTAGTGACACTACAACATAGGGGTGCATTATATTGCAAACTTTATAAGTTgttaactctgctaactcaacaaaattatgtatcGATATTCTAATTTCATCGTATTGActtttttaatacactgctttgatgagttagcaaaaTTAGCAATTTAAGTTAGCAATGGATCACACCTATACTTACTTATTTCCACCATctaattttatacatatttcCACCATCTAATTTTCTGCTGAGTGAATTACATTTTTAGGCTCTATACTTTCAGCGACGAACATTTGCGGTACctatacttgcaaaatatcatttgtgGTATTCAGACTATACTACTTGCTCGTTTCAGGtgttttttcactttttgaccAATTTTTCAGACAAAAACACCCCCAAAGGCCTAGAGGGCATTTTTGTACATTACTTTAGGCGCCATTTAGCGAGTCTTTGATTTCCaagatatttaattactatgaTTTAGGCAGGCATGTATGTTCTGTACTTAATGATTTGGCGTAAAAGTGGAGAAGAAGTTATGGGAGTGGAAAGGTAGAAGAAATAAGact
The genomic region above belongs to Salvia hispanica cultivar TCC Black 2014 chromosome 3, UniMelb_Shisp_WGS_1.0, whole genome shotgun sequence and contains:
- the LOC125215522 gene encoding patatin-like protein 1; its protein translation is MNKSSSRGNFITILSIDGGGVRGIIPGVMLAYLESQLQELDGEDARIADYFDVIAGTSTGGLVTTMLTAPDANNRPLYSAKDIVPFYLEHCPKIFPQPTGAFAGLIGTLKGFIGPKYDGKYIRSLTRDILGDLRLHQTLTNVVLPTFDIKKLQPVIFSSYTAPQNSAMDGLLSDICISTSAAPTALPPHYFDNQGHTFNLIDGGVAANNPTLVAISEVIREFSEHNVDERMDLGRVLVISLGTGARKNEEKYDAKRASEWGVVGWLYVNPSPLLQAYNQSSGDMVDFHNAVVFDALRSQHNYLRIQDESLVGDIVNMDMATRENLENCVKLGEELLNKPLSRMNCRNGIYEPVENGGTNMDSLKRFAKLLSEERKLRLSNSS